One window of Arthrobacter oryzae genomic DNA carries:
- the nudC gene encoding NAD(+) diphosphatase, which translates to MSLAESPASKNQAPANVAQDSTATLQRLPANHLMDTVLPVRPALIDRGSGARMKPGMVDSVVSSGRALAMVLSHRQALVRGGGLLLTDAAGLAESLAEAGSPPAMTIYLGAAMAGSQLDEGTEIVLFVLAEPFEVRAEQFERGIAGIPSDAVWTGFRDVAALLNATDTALFIEASAIANWHATHVHCPRCGAATVVEAGGWVRRCPADNSEHYPRTDPAIIVTVVGPDDRLLLGGGGPLDAKNFSTLAGFVEPGESLEQAVVREIQEEVGVRVTAAQYLGSQSWPFPASLMLGFTARTLDTEATPDGVEVTRARWFSRSELQAAVLSGEIVISSRLSIARSLIEHWYGGVIQDRPADA; encoded by the coding sequence ATGAGTCTTGCGGAGTCCCCGGCATCCAAAAATCAGGCACCTGCAAATGTGGCCCAAGACAGTACAGCAACGTTGCAGCGGCTGCCGGCGAACCACCTGATGGACACGGTCCTTCCTGTCAGGCCCGCCCTCATTGACAGGGGATCCGGCGCCAGGATGAAGCCGGGCATGGTTGACTCCGTGGTCAGCTCGGGACGGGCGTTGGCCATGGTCCTTTCGCATCGGCAGGCGTTGGTCCGCGGCGGCGGCCTCCTGCTGACGGACGCCGCCGGACTTGCGGAGAGCCTTGCCGAGGCAGGGTCGCCGCCGGCAATGACCATTTACCTTGGCGCTGCCATGGCCGGTTCACAGCTGGACGAGGGCACGGAAATCGTTCTTTTTGTCCTGGCGGAACCGTTCGAGGTCCGGGCGGAACAGTTCGAACGCGGCATCGCGGGAATCCCGTCGGATGCCGTGTGGACGGGGTTCCGGGACGTGGCTGCCCTCTTGAATGCCACGGATACCGCCCTCTTCATCGAGGCCAGTGCAATTGCGAACTGGCATGCCACGCACGTTCACTGTCCGCGGTGCGGTGCCGCGACCGTGGTGGAGGCAGGAGGCTGGGTCCGCCGGTGTCCCGCAGACAACTCCGAGCACTACCCCCGGACCGACCCCGCCATCATCGTGACGGTGGTTGGCCCGGATGACCGGCTCCTCCTCGGTGGCGGCGGACCGCTCGATGCGAAAAACTTTTCCACCCTGGCCGGGTTCGTGGAGCCGGGTGAGTCCCTGGAGCAGGCCGTGGTCCGCGAGATCCAGGAGGAAGTGGGCGTCAGGGTTACCGCCGCCCAGTACCTGGGTTCCCAGTCCTGGCCATTCCCTGCATCCCTGATGCTGGGGTTCACGGCCCGGACGCTGGACACCGAGGCAACGCCCGACGGCGTGGAGGTCACCCGGGCGCGCTGGTTCAGCCGTTCAGAACTCCAGGCCGCAGTGCTGAGCGGGGAGATCGTCATCTCCAGCCGGCTGTCCATCGCTCGGTCCCTGATTGAACACTGGTACGGCGGCGTCATCCAGGACCGTCCCGCCGACGCCTGA
- a CDS encoding macrolide 2'-phosphotransferase, producing MRRKPIELAAVATAAVPGLTPTAVSSAPDDPADFDSALLLDSEGKQWRVRSPRHAEASARLETEFMVLRAFAPGIRAELPFLMPTVAGTVRQGALSTFVYSHLAGTTRSVEELTAGPEGLAREVGAALAAIHDLPRALVSNADLPSYTPNEFRQRRLNELDQAATTGKIPPVLLRRWEHALEDVSLWRFNPCVVHGDLHEDNILVDGERVTAVTGWTDLRIGDPADDMAWLVASNEQGFVDAVLRHYTTSRRDAPDAHLLRRAALSAEFALAQYLVKGLAAGDQTMIGEAEEMLASLADDIAEHGGQPISVEPLPQAVPAVHVEPVPQVEPASAAAMPSVHVTPIPVEKSDAGAAAPEGSAPAAGGSEADPATGLAGEATPPAPPAADDTSTAALKIVDAKSH from the coding sequence GTGAGAAGAAAACCGATCGAACTGGCAGCTGTAGCAACTGCGGCAGTCCCCGGACTGACGCCGACCGCCGTGAGTTCCGCCCCGGACGATCCGGCGGACTTCGATTCGGCACTCCTCCTGGACTCCGAGGGGAAGCAGTGGCGGGTACGATCGCCTCGCCACGCGGAGGCCAGCGCCCGCTTGGAAACTGAGTTCATGGTCCTCCGCGCATTCGCCCCGGGAATCAGGGCCGAACTGCCCTTCCTGATGCCCACGGTGGCAGGCACCGTGCGCCAGGGGGCCCTGAGCACTTTCGTATATTCGCACCTGGCGGGCACCACCCGCAGCGTCGAAGAGCTGACCGCCGGTCCGGAAGGACTCGCGAGGGAAGTTGGAGCGGCGCTGGCCGCGATCCACGACCTGCCCCGGGCTTTGGTCAGCAACGCCGACCTCCCCAGCTATACACCCAACGAGTTCCGGCAGCGCAGGCTCAACGAACTCGACCAGGCCGCAACCACCGGGAAGATCCCGCCCGTGCTGCTGCGCCGCTGGGAACACGCCTTGGAGGATGTGTCGCTGTGGCGCTTCAATCCGTGCGTAGTGCACGGCGACCTGCACGAGGACAACATCCTGGTTGACGGAGAACGTGTGACTGCCGTGACCGGATGGACTGATTTGCGCATCGGCGATCCCGCCGACGACATGGCGTGGCTGGTGGCCTCCAACGAACAAGGCTTCGTGGACGCCGTCCTGCGCCATTACACGACGAGCCGGCGTGACGCCCCGGACGCCCACCTGCTCCGCCGTGCGGCGCTCTCTGCCGAGTTTGCGCTGGCCCAGTACCTGGTCAAGGGCCTGGCCGCCGGCGACCAGACCATGATCGGTGAAGCTGAAGAAATGCTTGCCTCGCTGGCCGACGACATCGCCGAGCACGGCGGCCAGCCCATCAGCGTGGAACCTTTGCCGCAGGCCGTCCCGGCCGTCCACGTGGAACCTGTGCCGCAGGTCGAACCGGCCAGCGCCGCCGCCATGCCTTCCGTGCACGTGACCCCGATCCCGGTCGAAAAGTCCGACGCCGGGGCGGCCGCTCCGGAAGGAAGCGCTCCGGCAGCGGGAGGCAGTGAAGCGGACCCCGCCACCGGCCTTGCCGGGGAAGCCACTCCCCCGGCCCCGCCGGCAGCGGACGACACCTCCACAGCCGCCCTCAAGATTGTGGACGCAAAGTCCCACTAA
- a CDS encoding zinc-dependent metalloprotease has protein sequence MTSNPLNPSNGDDDTPKDPLAEMLQNLMGGKGMGDIDPAELAKAAGLPDDPNLLAQMFSQVQAMMSATSEGPVNWQLAHDNARRVAASGSDPSVTAQQSREIDEALRLAELWLDQVTELPATGLIGRAWSRAEWVEETLGTWKRLTEPVANSIANALSTAMTEQMPEEMKSMMGGASSMLQNMGGAIFGMQLGQAIGALSAEVVSSTDIGVPLADLEMALLPANVAKFGEGLSLPENDIRLFLAVREAAHARLFVQVPWLRGHLLGAIEAYARGIHIDTSKIEELAREIDPSNPEGIQEALSQGVFMPQRTPAQEQALEKLETALALVEGWVDELTAAATEKFLPSASALRETVRRRRATGGPAEHAFSSLVGLELRPRRLREAAALWASLKEERGTAGRDAIWQHPDLLPTGEDLDDPQGFSARRKLAEASDTEVDDALQKLLSGGFDEPAKDEKDSGKDEDGSGKDDDGGAPKA, from the coding sequence ATGACCTCCAACCCACTCAATCCGTCCAATGGCGACGACGACACCCCCAAGGATCCGCTTGCGGAAATGCTTCAAAACCTCATGGGCGGCAAGGGCATGGGTGACATAGACCCCGCTGAACTGGCCAAGGCGGCAGGGCTTCCTGACGACCCGAACCTCCTGGCCCAGATGTTCTCGCAGGTGCAGGCCATGATGAGCGCGACCTCCGAAGGGCCCGTCAACTGGCAGCTTGCCCATGACAACGCGCGGCGGGTGGCTGCAAGTGGCTCCGACCCCTCTGTCACGGCGCAGCAGTCGCGTGAAATAGACGAGGCCCTGCGCTTGGCTGAGCTGTGGCTGGACCAGGTCACGGAGCTCCCCGCCACCGGCCTGATCGGCCGGGCCTGGTCCCGGGCCGAATGGGTCGAGGAAACGCTCGGCACCTGGAAGCGGCTCACCGAACCGGTGGCAAACAGCATTGCCAATGCACTGTCCACCGCCATGACGGAGCAGATGCCCGAGGAAATGAAGTCCATGATGGGCGGCGCCTCCTCGATGCTGCAGAACATGGGCGGTGCCATTTTCGGCATGCAGCTGGGCCAGGCAATTGGTGCCCTGTCGGCGGAAGTGGTCAGTTCAACGGACATCGGCGTCCCGCTGGCCGACCTTGAGATGGCGCTCCTCCCGGCCAACGTGGCCAAGTTCGGTGAAGGCCTGAGCCTGCCCGAAAACGACATCCGGCTCTTCCTGGCTGTGCGCGAAGCGGCCCACGCCCGCCTCTTTGTGCAGGTACCCTGGCTCCGCGGCCACCTCCTCGGTGCTATCGAGGCCTATGCCCGGGGCATCCACATCGACACCTCCAAGATCGAGGAACTGGCCCGGGAAATCGACCCGAGCAATCCCGAAGGCATCCAGGAAGCACTGTCCCAGGGCGTTTTCATGCCGCAGCGGACTCCTGCCCAGGAACAGGCACTGGAAAAACTTGAAACAGCGCTGGCCCTGGTCGAAGGCTGGGTGGACGAGCTGACGGCAGCAGCCACGGAAAAGTTCCTGCCCTCGGCGTCCGCGCTGCGCGAGACTGTCCGGCGGCGCCGTGCCACCGGCGGTCCGGCCGAGCATGCCTTCTCATCCCTGGTGGGACTGGAACTTCGTCCCCGCCGCCTCCGCGAAGCTGCCGCTTTGTGGGCATCCCTCAAGGAAGAACGCGGCACCGCCGGCCGAGACGCCATCTGGCAGCACCCCGATCTCCTGCCCACCGGCGAGGACCTGGATGATCCGCAGGGATTCAGTGCACGGCGCAAGCTCGCCGAAGCGAGCGACACTGAGGTGGATGACGCACTGCAGAAACTGTTGAGCGGCGGATTCGATGAACCGGCCAAAGACGAAAAAGACTCCGGGAAAGACGAGGACGGATCGGGCAAGGACGACGACGGCGGGGCACCGAAGGCCTGA
- a CDS encoding ATP-dependent DNA helicase UvrD2, translating to MTTDNFERSASGDTASPRALLDNRSLEDRILGGLDDEQREVASTLNGPLCVLAGAGTGKTRAITHRIAYGVHSGVYSPQRLLAVTFTARAAAEMRSRLRDLGVGNVQARTFHAAALRQLQFFWPQAVGGALPNLLDHKAQMIAEAARRLRLSTDRASIRDLASEIEWAKVSMLTPANYLENAQGRGNPGGFDLTAVARVFQAYEDVKTDRNVIDFEDVLLITVGILQEDPKVAATVREQYRHFVVDEYQDVSPLQQRLLELWLGGRDELCVVGDASQTIYSFTGASPRHLLGFKAMYPGANVVKLIRDYRSTPQVVKLANDLLAGRRSGGPVADAAWAAPLKLVAQRPPGPPPQFTECADDEAEAATVAIKIRELLDAGTPASEIAVLFRTNGQSEAYEQALASAGIGYQLRGGERFFARKEVRDAILQLRAATRAAAETSEPEPLGQLVRDIVASLGYTESAPHNGGALRERWESLAALVALADELVLSRGPQFTLADFVNELQERSLAQHAPTVQGVTLASLHAAKGLEWDAVFLVGLCEGLMPISFADSPEDVDEERRLLYVGITRAREHLSLSWSLARTPGGRANRKPSRFLDGLRPDSVASSTARGKGPAPRRKAAAPAMCRVCGSMLSTGAERKVGRCSQCPPSYEEQTFDALRQWRKDVALAAEVPAFVVFTDATLTAIAEARPASLEELARLAGVGPSKLEKYGEAVLEVLTESGSA from the coding sequence GTGACAACTGACAATTTTGAACGAAGCGCCTCCGGCGACACGGCATCCCCCAGGGCTCTACTGGACAACCGGTCCCTGGAAGACCGCATTCTCGGCGGACTGGACGACGAGCAGCGGGAAGTCGCGAGCACGCTGAACGGACCGCTGTGCGTGCTCGCGGGCGCAGGCACGGGCAAAACGCGCGCCATCACCCACCGGATTGCCTACGGCGTGCACTCGGGCGTCTACAGCCCGCAGCGGCTGCTGGCAGTGACCTTCACCGCACGCGCCGCGGCGGAGATGCGAAGCCGGCTCCGCGATCTCGGCGTCGGCAACGTCCAGGCACGCACCTTTCACGCCGCAGCCCTCCGGCAGCTGCAGTTCTTCTGGCCGCAGGCGGTTGGCGGTGCGCTCCCGAACCTGCTCGACCACAAGGCACAGATGATCGCCGAAGCTGCCCGTCGCCTGAGGCTCAGCACGGACCGCGCATCCATCAGGGATCTGGCCTCGGAGATCGAGTGGGCCAAGGTGTCCATGCTGACGCCGGCGAACTACCTTGAGAATGCGCAGGGCCGGGGCAATCCCGGCGGCTTCGACCTCACCGCTGTCGCCCGTGTGTTCCAGGCCTACGAGGACGTCAAGACCGACCGCAACGTCATCGACTTCGAGGACGTCCTCCTGATTACCGTCGGGATCCTGCAGGAGGACCCGAAGGTGGCAGCCACCGTCCGCGAACAGTACCGGCACTTCGTGGTGGACGAATACCAGGACGTTTCGCCGTTGCAGCAGCGGCTCCTGGAACTCTGGCTGGGGGGACGCGACGAACTCTGCGTCGTGGGCGACGCCAGCCAGACCATTTATTCGTTCACCGGTGCTTCACCCAGGCACCTGCTCGGTTTCAAGGCCATGTACCCCGGCGCCAACGTCGTGAAGCTGATCCGGGATTACCGGTCCACTCCGCAGGTGGTCAAGCTGGCCAACGACCTGCTCGCAGGCCGGCGCAGCGGAGGCCCCGTAGCGGACGCCGCCTGGGCGGCGCCGCTGAAACTGGTTGCACAGCGGCCGCCCGGGCCGCCGCCGCAGTTCACCGAGTGCGCGGACGATGAAGCCGAGGCCGCCACCGTGGCAATCAAGATCCGCGAACTGCTCGACGCCGGCACACCGGCCAGCGAGATCGCCGTGCTGTTCCGCACCAACGGGCAGTCTGAGGCCTACGAACAGGCATTGGCTTCAGCCGGCATCGGCTATCAGCTGCGCGGGGGAGAGCGGTTCTTCGCCCGCAAGGAAGTCCGGGACGCCATCCTCCAGCTCAGGGCGGCCACCCGGGCCGCCGCGGAAACCTCGGAGCCCGAACCCCTCGGCCAGCTGGTCCGGGACATCGTGGCGTCCCTTGGCTATACGGAGTCCGCCCCGCACAACGGCGGAGCCCTTAGGGAACGCTGGGAATCGCTGGCCGCTCTGGTTGCGCTTGCCGATGAGCTGGTCTTGAGCCGGGGTCCACAGTTCACCCTCGCGGACTTTGTCAATGAACTGCAGGAGCGTTCACTGGCCCAGCATGCACCCACTGTCCAAGGCGTCACGCTGGCGTCGCTGCACGCTGCCAAGGGCCTCGAGTGGGACGCGGTCTTCCTCGTGGGACTCTGCGAGGGCCTCATGCCGATCTCTTTTGCGGATTCCCCGGAAGACGTGGATGAGGAACGCCGGCTGCTCTATGTGGGCATCACCCGGGCTCGCGAGCACCTGTCGCTCTCCTGGTCCCTGGCCCGGACCCCGGGGGGCAGGGCCAACCGTAAGCCTTCACGCTTCCTGGACGGCCTTCGGCCGGATTCGGTGGCCAGCTCCACGGCGCGCGGCAAAGGCCCTGCGCCGCGGCGGAAGGCAGCAGCCCCAGCGATGTGCAGGGTCTGCGGAAGCATGCTGTCCACCGGCGCTGAACGCAAGGTGGGCCGCTGCAGCCAGTGCCCGCCGAGCTACGAGGAACAGACTTTCGACGCGCTGCGCCAGTGGCGGAAGGATGTTGCCCTTGCCGCCGAAGTCCCGGCATTTGTGGTGTTTACCGACGCGACGCTGACGGCGATCGCTGAGGCACGGCCCGCTTCCCTGGAGGAACTGGCCCGGCTGGCCGGAGTCGGCCCCTCCAAGCTGGAGAAATACGGTGAAGCAGTGCTTGAGGTCCTCACGGAAAGCGGCAGCGCCTGA
- a CDS encoding M48 metallopeptidase family protein — translation MAGGATPRAIPLTTPDGAPVVVRRSARRRRTVAAFWENGTAVVAIPAHFSKAQESEWVHRMLEKLRLQGVRRSRGEGRRRPATDAALAAHAAELSAKYLGGRSVPSSVRWVSNQNSRWGSATPADGTIRLSDKLRSMPQWVIDYVLLHELAHLLVAGHNAAFWRLLEAYPETQRAKAFLEGVAFATSRGLAPDADGEGESTDGTEVPSVLF, via the coding sequence ATGGCCGGCGGCGCCACGCCTCGGGCGATTCCGCTGACGACCCCCGACGGTGCGCCGGTGGTCGTCCGCCGCTCGGCCCGCCGACGCCGGACGGTGGCCGCGTTCTGGGAGAACGGCACTGCGGTGGTGGCCATTCCGGCGCACTTCAGCAAGGCCCAGGAAAGCGAATGGGTGCACCGGATGCTCGAGAAGCTCCGGCTCCAAGGAGTGCGGCGGTCGCGGGGTGAAGGACGGCGCCGGCCGGCCACGGATGCCGCCCTGGCGGCGCACGCAGCCGAACTGTCGGCGAAGTACCTTGGCGGGCGCTCCGTGCCGTCGTCAGTGCGCTGGGTCAGCAACCAGAATTCCCGCTGGGGATCGGCTACTCCCGCCGATGGAACCATCAGGCTCTCCGACAAGCTGCGCAGCATGCCGCAATGGGTCATTGACTACGTGCTGCTCCACGAGCTGGCCCATCTGCTCGTCGCCGGGCACAACGCCGCGTTCTGGCGCCTTCTGGAGGCGTACCCCGAGACGCAGCGGGCCAAGGCGTTCCTTGAGGGCGTCGCGTTCGCCACGTCCCGCGGACTGGCACCTGACGCTGACGGAGAAGGCGAGAGCACCGACGGAACCGAAGTCCCGTCAGTGCTCTTCTAG